A region from the Natronocella acetinitrilica genome encodes:
- a CDS encoding YeeE/YedE family protein yields the protein MSSTAESLGTGAAPPDAERRIDGFVVSAAVIGGGLLAALIALETAPYLVALFGVGIILGIALYHGAFGFTGGWRRFVVEKRSAGMRAQIALLALASILFIPLLGNVSPDSAMGGAIAPVGVSLVVGSFLFGIGMQLGGGCGSGTLFTVGAGNIRMVLTLIFFIVGSVIGTIHLPWWLELPGVDPISLITHLGVANALALQLLVCAGLAWWFARIERRHHGTVERRVFAGPDRGLASNLVKGQWPMVWAVVVLALGNLAVLLLSGHPWGITFAFGLWGAKVLQGVGVDMSQFEFWTWDYPALALADSVLVNVTSVTNFGLLVGAMLAAGLAGRFNKASAGGIPSRSLLAAVVGGLLMGYGARLGFGCNIGALFSGIASASLHGWVWFAAAWIGSLIGIRARPWFSLSNQ from the coding sequence ATGTCGAGTACAGCGGAATCCCTCGGCACCGGGGCAGCGCCCCCGGATGCCGAGCGTCGCATTGACGGGTTCGTCGTTTCAGCTGCCGTGATCGGTGGCGGCCTGCTGGCTGCGCTGATTGCGCTGGAAACCGCGCCCTACCTGGTGGCCCTGTTCGGTGTTGGCATCATTCTCGGCATCGCGCTGTACCACGGCGCGTTCGGCTTTACCGGCGGCTGGCGGCGCTTCGTCGTGGAAAAACGCAGCGCCGGCATGCGGGCTCAGATCGCCCTGCTGGCACTGGCGTCGATCCTGTTCATCCCCTTGCTCGGAAATGTCTCCCCAGACAGTGCCATGGGCGGGGCGATTGCCCCCGTGGGTGTCTCCCTGGTGGTGGGGTCGTTTCTGTTTGGCATCGGTATGCAGCTGGGAGGCGGATGCGGCTCCGGAACACTCTTCACCGTTGGCGCCGGCAACATCCGCATGGTGCTAACCCTGATCTTCTTCATCGTCGGCAGTGTCATTGGCACGATTCACCTGCCGTGGTGGCTGGAACTCCCGGGCGTCGATCCCATCAGCCTCATCACCCATCTTGGCGTAGCCAACGCTCTTGCCCTGCAACTGCTGGTCTGCGCTGGCCTGGCCTGGTGGTTTGCGCGCATCGAGCGCAGGCATCACGGCACTGTTGAACGGCGTGTATTCGCCGGACCGGACAGGGGCCTTGCCAGCAATCTGGTGAAGGGGCAGTGGCCGATGGTCTGGGCTGTTGTCGTGCTGGCCCTGGGCAACCTGGCAGTGCTTCTGCTCTCGGGACACCCCTGGGGGATCACCTTCGCATTCGGGTTGTGGGGTGCCAAGGTGCTCCAGGGTGTCGGCGTGGACATGAGCCAGTTCGAGTTCTGGACCTGGGACTACCCTGCCCTGGCGCTTGCCGACAGCGTGTTGGTAAACGTCACCTCGGTAACCAATTTCGGACTGTTGGTTGGCGCGATGCTGGCGGCGGGCCTGGCCGGTCGTTTCAACAAGGCCAGTGCCGGGGGCATTCCTTCCCGCAGCCTGCTGGCGGCGGTCGTCGGCGGACTTTTGATGGGCTACGGGGCGCGATTGGGGTTCGGATGCAATATCGGTGCGTTGTTCAGCGGCATCGCGTCAGCCAGCCTGCACGGCTGGGTCTGGTTCGCCGCCGCATGGATCGGGTCGTTAATAGGTATCCGGGCACGCCCCTGGTTCTCCCTGTCCAACCAGTGA
- a CDS encoding sulfurtransferase gives MKTRVLFVVGALLIALPGLVGARDMQPLVSVDWLDQHLGEDNLVVVDVRSAIDGSSQSDFEEAHIPGAVYASYTEAGWRQDSDGVPGKLPAEDDLAELIGGLGIDNDTDVVIVPAGVGSTDFGSAARVYWTFKVLGHDRVSILNGGHKAWVEAGKSVESGWNEPEPRSFAVNFRPELIASSDDVSNAPNAGIQLVDNRPADQFLGRDKHPASRAAGTIPGSLNLEQQKLTHEGTSFMVDEETVRQLMEQAQVNSDQRSITFCNTGHWAAMGWFAMSEIAGQTDVAMYDGSMVEWSQDENRPLQTERRGLGGLIDRFLN, from the coding sequence ATGAAAACACGCGTCCTGTTTGTGGTTGGCGCTCTGCTGATCGCGCTCCCGGGGCTGGTCGGAGCGAGAGACATGCAACCCCTGGTATCGGTGGACTGGCTCGACCAGCACCTTGGCGAAGACAATCTGGTCGTGGTGGACGTGCGCAGCGCCATTGATGGCAGCAGCCAGAGCGACTTCGAGGAGGCCCATATCCCCGGGGCCGTCTACGCAAGCTATACCGAGGCCGGCTGGCGACAGGACAGCGATGGCGTGCCCGGCAAATTGCCCGCCGAGGACGATCTCGCCGAGCTGATCGGCGGCCTTGGTATCGACAATGACACCGACGTCGTCATCGTACCCGCCGGCGTCGGCTCCACCGATTTCGGCAGCGCCGCCCGGGTGTACTGGACTTTCAAGGTGCTCGGTCACGACCGGGTCAGTATTCTGAATGGCGGACACAAGGCCTGGGTCGAGGCCGGCAAGTCCGTGGAAAGTGGCTGGAATGAGCCAGAGCCCCGCAGCTTCGCCGTGAACTTCAGGCCTGAGCTGATTGCCTCATCCGACGACGTGAGCAATGCTCCGAACGCTGGCATACAGCTGGTGGACAACAGGCCCGCCGACCAGTTTCTGGGCCGGGACAAGCATCCGGCCTCCAGAGCTGCCGGCACGATTCCCGGCTCCCTGAACCTGGAGCAGCAGAAGCTCACCCATGAAGGGACCTCGTTCATGGTCGACGAGGAAACCGTGCGACAGCTGATGGAGCAGGCCCAGGTCAATTCCGATCAGCGCTCCATCACCTTCTGCAACACCGGCCACTGGGCAGCCATGGGCTGGTTCGCCATGAGCGAGATTGCCGGACAGACTGATGTCGCCATGTATGACGGCTCCATGGTGGAGTGGTCACAGGACGAGAATCGTCCGCTGCAGACCGAACGCCGTGGCCTCGGTGGGCTCATCGACCGTTTCCTGAATTGA
- a CDS encoding thioredoxin family protein, with protein MSREKVNRYTRRGFLTMLALAVPGMWIGMEWNARQAQADVSMLGSGRPVIVQIHDPGCPHCRRLRRNVESVYPEFQEAMEWRIMDINTGDGRGFARQHGVSHMTLLLFDGDGDMYEVLEGVRSEDELRTAFRRLQRDG; from the coding sequence TTGTCCAGAGAAAAGGTGAATCGCTATACCCGCCGCGGCTTTCTGACCATGCTGGCACTGGCCGTGCCGGGAATGTGGATCGGCATGGAATGGAATGCCCGCCAGGCCCAGGCTGACGTCAGCATGCTCGGCAGCGGCCGACCTGTCATTGTTCAGATCCACGATCCGGGCTGTCCGCATTGCCGCCGACTGCGCAGGAACGTGGAGTCGGTTTATCCGGAATTTCAGGAAGCCATGGAGTGGCGGATCATGGATATCAACACCGGTGACGGGCGCGGCTTTGCCCGCCAGCACGGGGTGTCCCACATGACGCTGCTGCTGTTCGACGGGGACGGAGATATGTACGAGGTCCTGGAGGGCGTGCGGTCCGAGGATGAACTGCGAACGGCGTTCAGGCGCTTGCAGCGGGATGGCTGA
- a CDS encoding DUF3179 domain-containing protein translates to MRACLYTSICLSIGLFATAAVATSPLPLGNNPLLPEDAPRYWAESLSGGPGKDGIPSIDQPRWWDAEEGDAFLRPDDRIIGVYRNGEARAYPQRILVWHEIVNDTIDGDNVSITYCPLTGTALGFLRGDNELGVSGRLVNSNLIMYDRGTDTYWPQILAAGIHGPHKGEKLQEFRVFWTTWQRWVERHPDTRVLSDRTRFARNYNRDPYGSYTPISGYYAPNAGRMFPVMHEDERYPPKQEVFGFRTATEAVAINLDRLRADGALVHQGADEDYLILHDPGLDTAWVYRGETDSLAALENVEFNADGPQHPALADLEPVNGFEAMWFAWTAFYPDTVVIE, encoded by the coding sequence ATGCGTGCTTGCCTGTACACATCCATCTGTCTCTCCATCGGACTCTTCGCGACGGCTGCAGTAGCCACGTCGCCCCTGCCCCTGGGCAATAATCCGCTACTGCCGGAGGACGCCCCGCGCTATTGGGCCGAGAGTCTGTCCGGCGGCCCCGGGAAGGATGGGATTCCCTCCATCGACCAACCACGCTGGTGGGACGCCGAGGAAGGAGACGCATTCCTGCGACCGGACGACCGTATCATCGGCGTCTACCGCAACGGTGAGGCCCGCGCCTATCCGCAACGCATCCTGGTGTGGCACGAGATCGTCAATGACACCATCGACGGCGACAACGTCAGCATCACCTACTGTCCACTTACCGGCACGGCGCTGGGATTCCTGCGCGGCGATAACGAGCTTGGTGTCTCGGGCCGGCTGGTGAACAGCAACCTGATCATGTACGACCGCGGCACCGACACCTACTGGCCACAGATTCTTGCCGCCGGCATCCATGGCCCGCACAAGGGAGAGAAGCTGCAGGAGTTCCGGGTATTCTGGACCACCTGGCAACGCTGGGTCGAACGCCACCCGGATACCCGGGTTCTATCCGACCGGACACGATTCGCACGCAACTACAACCGCGACCCCTACGGCTCCTACACACCGATTTCAGGCTACTACGCACCCAACGCGGGACGGATGTTTCCGGTGATGCACGAAGATGAGCGCTACCCGCCGAAACAGGAAGTCTTCGGTTTCAGAACGGCCACCGAGGCCGTCGCCATCAACCTGGACCGCCTGCGCGCGGACGGCGCGCTGGTTCATCAGGGTGCCGACGAAGATTACTTGATTCTCCATGATCCCGGACTGGACACGGCCTGGGTCTATCGGGGCGAAACTGACAGCCTGGCGGCATTGGAGAACGTCGAATTCAACGCTGACGGCCCGCAACATCCGGCCCTGGCCGATCTCGAACCGGTGAACGGCTTCGAGGCCATGTGGTTCGCCTGGACCGCTTTCTACCCGGACACCGTCGTGATTGAATGA